Part of the Novosphingobium sp. ZN18A2 genome, CTCTTCCTTGATCTTCAACTTTCGGCGCTTCAACTCCATCAGCACGACTTCATCCGGGGCAGGACGGGCGCTTTCCTCTGCGATCTGCCGTTCAAGGCCGGCGTGCTTGGATTGCAGAGCGCTGATGTGCGAGGTTTCCATAGATCGTTTCTCCTGGCGGGGTTCCGCCCCGCTGTTCGCCAACCCGACTCAACCTGCCGGGTGCGTTGTCATGCTTTCACATTGGCCGTATCTTGCAAGTTAAACCGCGCCGGATCGACGCCGATGCGGGTTCTGCCGTAAGCCGCGCGGCCAAAACGCTTCGCCGCACCAAGAGGGAACCCTTGTGACAGAAGAAGAAATGCGCAAGCGTCTCGAGGCGTTGCGGATAGAACACCGCGATCTCGACACGGCGATCGACGCGCTGACAGCCGGGGGCTCGGGCGACCAGCTGCAAATCGCCCGGCTCAAGAAGCGCAAGCTGAAGTTGAAAGACCAGATCGCGATCATCGAGGATTACCTGATCCCCGATATAATCGCCTGATTTTCCATCGGTATCCGCGCGGCCCCGCGCATCGCGACGGTTAATCGCGCAAAGTTGCGAGCCGTACCGCGGCGGGACGGTCTGCACATGGATCGCACAACTTGTCCACAGACCCATTGGCGACAGCGTGCGATGGGTATTAAGCCGGACCATTATGGCCCTGATGCCCAGCCTCAACCCGCGCATTGTCGAAGCGCTCTATGCCGAAGCACTCGTGCTTGCGGACGAGGTGCGCCAGCAGTTCGAACAGGCGCGCCGGGACGCGGTGGATGAATGCGAAGCGGCGGACGACCTTTCGAACGTGGCGCTGTCATGCGAAGCGCTGCGCACCACGACGCGGGTGATGCATTGCCTGGCCTGGCTGCTCAATCACCGCGCCTATTTCGCGGGTGAGCTTTCCGAACTCCAGTTGCGCCGCCATGGCCGGCTGATCGCCAACATGCCGCCCAGCGAGCCTGACAATGTCGCCATGCTCTCACCACGGGTGCAACAACTGGTGAGCGAGAGCGAGCGGCTTTACGAACGCATAGAGCGGCTGGAAAACGCGTGGCGCGGCGAAGTGCCCGAAGGCCCGACGGCGATCGAACGCCTGCGCCAGCGGCTGGCCGCATCGATGGGCGCCTGATTCGTCCACGGCTGAAGCAAAGCCACGGCCGAAAAGAGCGCGCTCAGACTTTCGCCAGCGCCTCGTGCCAGCCTGAAAGGCGTGCGCCGCGCACCGCATCGGAAATTCGCGGTTCGAAGCGGTGAACGTCGCCGCGCATCGACGCGGCGGCATCGTCCAGCGTATCGAACCAGTCGGACCCCACAGCCGCCAGAACTCCTGCACCCAGCGCCGTCGTTTCAACGAATTCGGGGCGTTCCACCGGGATGCCCAGCACGTCCGCCAGATCCTGCGCCATCCAGTCGTTCGCGGCCATGCCGCCGTCGATGCGCAGGGAACTCCACGGCGCGCGATCGGCCGCGAAGGCGCGCATCAGGTCGTGCGTCTGGTACGCCATCGCTTCCAACGCGGCGCGTACCACGTGCGCGGGCGTGGTGGAAAAGCTCATCCCCGTGATCGCGGCGCGCGCCTCCGGCTTCCAGTGCGGCGCCCCAAGCCCCGACAGCGCGGGAACCAGAACGACCCCGCCGCTGTCCGGCACCGAGGCGGCAAGCGCGGCGGTTTCTTCGGCGCTGGCGACAAGCCCCATCGTATCGCGCAGCCATTTCACAAGGCTTCCCGCTACGAAGACAGAGCCTTCCAGCGCAAAAGTCCGCCTGCCGCGCTCTTGCGTCAGAACAGTGCCCAGCAGACGGTGGCCCGAACGGGGCTGCGTCTGCCCGGTCGAGGCGAGCACGAATGCGCCGGTGCCGAAGGTCGCCTTTACCTCACCCGGCGAAAGGCATCCCTGCCCGATCGTCGCCGCCTGCTGGTCCCCGGCAAGGCCGCGAATGGCAATGCCGCCGCCGAACAGGTCATGATGCGTGGTGCCGAATTCGCCCAGCATGTCCGTCACGCGCGGCAGCGCGTCTTGCGGCACGCCGAACAGCGCGCAAAGTTCGCCATCCCACTCCGCCCCGCCCAGCGCGAGGAGCAGCGTGCGGCTGGCGTTGCTCGCGTCTGTCAGGAAATGCCCGGTCAGGCAGAATACCAGCCACGCTTCCACCGTGCCCAGCGCCAGCCGCCCGGCGCGCGCCGCTTCGGCCACCGCACTCTCGTTGGCCAGCATCCAGTGCATCTTTGTGGCGGAAAAATAGGGGTCGAGCAGCAGGCCCGTCTTAGCCTGGACCAGCGGTTCCGCGCCTTCGCGGCGCAGGCGCGCGCAAGTGTCCGCCGTGCGCCGGTCCTGCCACACGATCGCGCGCGAAAGCGGCTCCCCCGTTTCGCGGTCCCACGCGACAACGGTTTCGCGCTGGTTGGTGATGCCGATTGCGGCGATCCGCGCCACGCCGCCCGCCTTTTCCACCATTTCGCGCGCGCAGCGGATCGTGCGGTCGCGGATTTCCGCCGCGTCGTGCTCCACGCGGCCCGGCGCGGGATAGTGCTGCGTCAGTTCGGCCTGCGCCACGCCGCGCGGGCGCCCGTCACGCCCGAACAGCATCGCGCGGGTCGATGTGGTGCCGGCATCCAGCACCATCAGCAGTTCACGCTCATCGCTCATCGCAGCCTGGCCTCCAGCCATTCTTCCACATTGGCCGCCTGGTCGCGCGAAAGGCGCAGGCCCAGCTTGGACCGGCGCCACAGGACGTCGGCGGCGGTCGCGGCCCATTCGCGGCGGACCAGATGGTCAAGCTCGGCCTCGAACAGGCCATGCCCCAGGTCCGCACCCATGTTGCGCGACGCGATGCCCAGCGCCACCGTGCCATAGGCGCGGGCCAGCCGGTGGATCACGCCGGGCGGCAATTGCGGGGCTTCGGCGGCGATGTCCTGTTCCAGCGGCGCAAGATTGGTCGCTTCGTCCAGCCCGTCGGGCTCAAAATCGCCGCCGGGAAGCGGCGCACTTGCCGTCCAGCCTTCGTTCTGCGTAACGCCCAGCCGTTCGAGCGCGTGCATCGCCAGCGTGCGGTGCGTTGTGATCTTGCCGCCCATCACCGCCAGCAGCGGTGCATCCCTGCCGCTTGCCCCGCGATCGAGATCGAAGCGATAGCCGCGCGTCGCCGCTTCCGGCCGGCCGCTGCCGTCGTCCGCCAGCAGGCGCACACCGGCATAGGACCACACGATGTCGTCACGCGTCACCGGGTGCGAGAACGCGCGGTTCGCGGCGGCGAGCAGGTAGTCAATCTCATCCCCATCGGGTCGCGGCGGATCGATTTCCACGTGCTCTTCGGCATCGGTGGTCCCAATCAACGTGAAACCGTGCTGATAGGGGATTGCGAAGCAAAGCCGCCCGTCGGGCTGCTGAAGGAACAGCGCGCGCGGATCGTCGTTCAGGTGCGGCACCACGATATGCGAACCGCGCACCCGGCGCAGCGTCGTGGGCTTGGGCAGCGCGGCGCGGTCGAGCACCTGGCCCACTTGCGGCCCCGCGGCATTCGCCACCATCCGCGCGACGCGCACTTCGCCGCCCGCCTCTATCTTCCAGACGCTGCTTTCGCCGCGCCCGTCGCGCCACAGCGCGGTGACTTCGGCATGGGTCCGCACATCGGCCCCGCGATCCGCCGCGTCGCGGGCCAGCAAGGTTACCAGCCGCGCATCGTCCACCCAGCAATCGGAATATTCATAAGCCCTGACCGGCCCAGGCTTCAGGCCCAGCAGCGCCCCTTCGCTGCGCAAGTCGACGCCGGTCGTGCCGGGCAGCTTTTCGCGCTTGCCAAGGTGATCGTAAAGCCACAGCCCCGCGCGCAGCATCCATGCGGGTCGCCCGCCCGGCGTGACCGGAAGCACGAAGCGCATCGGCCAGATGATATGCGGCGCCTGCGCCCACAGCACTTCCCGTTCCGCCAGGGCTTCGCGCACAAGGCCGAACTCGCGATGCTCAAGGTATCGCAGCCCGCCGTGGATCAGCTTGGTCGAAGCGGAAGACGTGCCTTGCGCCAGGTCGCCGCGCTCCAGCAGCAGCACCGAAAGCCCGCGCCCCACCGCATCGCGCGCGATGGCCGCGCCGTTCACGCCGCCGCCGATCACCGCGAGGTCATAGGGGATGCCGGACGGTGAGGGGCTGGCGCGCTCCATACGCGCATGATGGAACGCGCCCGCGCTTGGCGCAAGCGTGCGCACGCCCTACATTGCCTGTCATGGCCAGCAAACTCCCAGAAACGCCGCGCATATCCCCCAATCCGGAAGACTGGCCCACCGGCCTTGCGGAACGGGTGGAGCCGCTGGTGCAGCGCGTTCTTGCGCCCAACCCTTCGCCCTACACGCTGACGGGGACGGAGACCTATGTGGTCGGCGCGGGTGCGGACGTGGCGGTGATCGATCCCGGACCGGCAGGAACCGGCGAAGCTGGCCATGCCGACACCAACGGCGCGGGCCATGTCGACGCGATCCTTGTCGCCATCGGCGATGCCCGGCTTGCCGCGATCATGTGCACGCACACCCATCGCGACCACAGCCCCGCCTCAAGGGAACTGAAAGCGCGCACAGGTGCACCTATCGTGGGTTGCGCGCCGCTGAGCATGGCCGACGACGGACCGCGGGCCGATTCGGCCTTTGATCCCGACTATGTGCCCGATCGGGTGCTGTTGGACGGAGAGCGGATTTCCGGCGACGGCTGGACGATTGAGGCGGTCGCTACCCCCGGCCACACCAGCAACCACCTTTGCTATGCATTGCTGGAAAGTGGCGCGCTGTTTACCGGCGATCACGTGATGGGCTGGTCCACCAGCGTCGTCTCTCCGCCCGACGGCGACATGGCGGACTATATGGCCAGCCTGTCCCGCCTCTATGACCGGGAAGACCGCATTTATTATCCCGCGCATGGCGATCCGGTGGAAAAGCCGCGCCAGCTGGTACGCGGAATGCTGGGCCACCGCCGCCAGCGCGAACGCCAGATCCTGCGTGTGCTGGAAGAGGGCGGCAACCACGCGATCCCCGAATTCGTGGCGAAAATGTACAAGGGACTGGACGAGCGGCTTCACGGTGCAGCGGGCCGGTCCGTGCTTGCGCACCTTATAGACCTGGAGCGCCAGGGCCGCGTGGCGCAGGCGAACGACGGCTGGGTGGTTATCCGCGCCGATTGACTTGATCCATTTTGGTGGCATCTTTCCCCCGTGTCGTTGACACAGGGGGGAGAGCAATCATGGCTTCTACCGCATCGCCGGCCCAACTCTTCGTTCGCGAGAGCCGGCTCTACAAACAGGTGGCCCTCGCGATTGCCGCGCTGATGGTGATGGCCTTCGGCCTGTTCAACGCGCTGGGGGTGACCGACATCACCGCGGCGCCGCACAGCACCTGGCTGCATGGGTCCATCATGTTCTCGTGGCTGTTGCTGTTCGTGGTGCAGAGTTATCTGGGCACTGGCCGCAATCTCGCGCTCCACCGCAAGGTCGGCTGGTTCGGCGCCGGACTGGCGGCGATGGCGGTGGTCACCGCATGGAACACCGGTTTCACCACGACCATGCTGGATCGCGCTCCGCCGGTCTTCTATCCGCCCTATTTCCTTGGCCTCAACCTGCTGACCCCGGTGTTCTTCGCCGCCTTCGTCATCGCCGCGATCGCCATGCGCAAGCGCACCGACTGGCACCGCCGGCTGATGCTGGGCGCGATCCTTATAGTGATCGAACCCTCGCTCGGGCGCCTGACGATCATGTCGCTGATCGCCGTGGTGGGCGACCCGGCAAAGGCGATTGCGCTGGGCGCGGCAAACCAGTGGCTCGTCCCGACGATCGAAATGATCGCGCAGCTGGCCATCGTAGGCGTGATCGCCTTGCGCGACCGGGCCGTTCGCGGCCGCGTGCACCCGGCCATCTGGGTGGCGATGGCCGGCGTCGCATTGCTCTACGCCTCGATCTGGACGCTGGCCGCCCTGCCTCCGTTCGCGGGCTATGTCTTCGCCCTGAAGGGGAGCGGCCTCTGAAGGCGGACCCGCCCGAATCTTCGCGGCACCGGCCGTTTCGTCTTGCCATTGCTCCTTGATTGACGGGCCGGATGGGGCCATCTGGCAGGTATGACCGCCCAGACCCCCATCCCGCCCGGCACCGACCTGCTCGCCGAGATCGACCGGCTGCGCAAAGAGCGCAATGCCGTGATCCTTGCCCATTATTACCAGAAGCCGGAAATCCAGGATCTGGCGGACTTCGTGGGCGACAGCCTTGAGCTCAGCCGCAAGGCGGCGGCCACCGATGCCGACGTGATCGCGTTCTGCGGGGTGAAGTTCATGGCGGATACGGCCAAGATCCTTTCGCCCGAAAAGATCGTGGTGCTGCCCGATCTCAACGCCGGGTGCAGCCTTGAAGACGCCTGCCCGCCCGACAAGTTCAGGGCCTTCCGCGAAGCGCATCCCGATCACATCGCGCTGACCTATATCAACTGCTCCACAGAGGTTAAGGCGCTGTCGGACGTGATCGTCACCAGTTCCAGCGCCGAAACGATCCTTGCCAAGATCCCGCCCGAACAGAAGATCATCTTCGGGCCGGACCGGCACCTTGGCGGCTATCTGAACCGCAAGTTCGGGCGCGACATGCTGTTGTGGCCGGGCGTGTGCATCGTGCACGAAGCCTTCAGCGAAACGGAACTGATGAAGCTGAAGGCGCAGAACCCCGGCGCCCCTGTGGCCGCGCATCCCGAATGCCCGCCCAGCATCATCGACCACGCCGATTTCGTCGGCTCTACCAGCGGCATCCTCAACTATGCAAAGGAAATGGACGGCGACACGCTGATCGTCGCGACCGAGCCGCACATCATCCACCAGATGGAAAAGGCGCTGCCGGGCAAGACCTTCATCGGCGCGCCCGGCGCGGACGGCAACTGCAACTGCAACATCTGCCCCTACATGGCACTGAACACGCTGGAGAAGCTCTATATCGCGCTGCGCGACCTCGAACCGCGTATCGAGATAGAGGAAAGCCTGCGCCTGAAGGCCAAGCAAAGCCTTGATGCGATGCTGGAAATGGCAAGCGGAACCGTGGGCAAGGGCGATCTTGGGGCAAAAGTCAGCGGCGACTGACAGGCGGCTGGCCAATCGGGGACGAGCAGCTTAACAGTTGCACAAGAAACGTCTTTTCCGCCCCGCAAAGAGGTCGCCCGATCCCATGAAGTTCCGTTATCCCCGTACCGCCGCTCTTCTTGCAGCGGCCTGCGCCGCGCCGTTTCTGGTTGCCGCCGCCGCCAGTGCGGACAATGCTGATCCCTACCTGTGGCTGGAAAACATCCACGGCGAAAAGGCGCTGGCGACGGTCGGGAAATGGAATGCCGAGACCGCCAGGGTGCTGGATGCGATGCCCGGCTATGAGGCCGACCGGGTGCGCGCGAAGGCGATCATGGATGACGAACACCAGATTGCCGAACCCGCGCAGGTGATGGGCGACACCGTCACCAACCTTTGGCGCGATGCGAAGCATCCCAAGGGATTGTGGCGCGAGGCGAGCCTGTCGTCCTACCTTTCCGGCAAGCCCGAATGGCAAACGCTGATAGACGTGGATGCGCTGGGCAAGGAAGAAGGCAAAAGCTGGATCTGGCACGGCGCCAACTGCCTTGCGCCCGATTACGAACGCTGCCTCGTCTCGCTCAGCCCCGGCGGATCGGACGCCGACGTGATGCGCGAATGGGACCGCACGACGAAAAGCTTCGTCGACGGCGGCTTCACCCTGCCCGAAGCCAAGAGCACCGTCGCGTGGGAGGATGCAGATACGCTGCTTGTCGCCACCGACTTTGGCAAGGGGACGATGACCACGTCGGGCTATCCCTTCGTCGTAAAACGCTGGAAACGCGGCACGCCGCTTTCCGCCGCGCAAACGGTGATGGAAGGCAAGGCGAGCGACGTTGGCGTGTTTCCGCGGCGGCTGATCGATTCGGACGGCACGGCCTATAATGTCATCAATCGCGGCATCACCTTCTATACCGGCGAGACGTGGATCGAAGGGCCGGACCACGCGTTCATCAAGACACCGCTTCCGGAAACCGCGGACCTGGAAGGCGTCGAAGGCGGGCGGTTGTTCGCTTTCCTCAACAAGCCGCTGGGCGAAATCCCCGCCGGATCGGTGGTCGACTGGGCGATCCCCGATGTGATCGCGGGCACGGCCGGCGCGCCCGAAGTGGTCTTCACGCCCAACGCCCGCCAGGCGGTGGAGGACGTCGGCACGACCGACCATCACGTGTGGATCAAGCTGCTGGACGACGTATCGGGCCGCCTGCTGGTGATGACACGCGGCGCGGACGGCACATGGTCCCACCAAACGGCCGACTTGCCAGACAAGGCGACGATCACGCTGAAGGCCAGCGCGGACAAGCAGGACATCGCCTTTGCCACGGTGCAATCGTTCCTGGTGCCGCCCACGCTCTATGCGGTGGATGCCGGCGGCAAGGCGGCCGCGGTGCAATCGCTCCCCGCAAAGTTCGATCCCTCGCAATTCACCGTGGAACAGCGCTTCGCCACGTCGAAGGACGGCACGCGCGTGCCCTATTTCCTGGCGATGCGGAAAGGCGTGAAGGGGCCGGTGCCCGCACTGATCCACGCATACGGCGGTTTCCGTGTCGCGCAGACGCCGACCTATCTTACCACCGAACCCTATCGCGCCGGGCCGCTGGCGCTGTTCTGGGTGGAGGACGGCAACGCCTATGTACTCGCCAACATACGCGGCGGCGGCGAATACGGGCCGAAGTGGCACGATGCGGCGCTGCGCGAAAAGCGGCAGAATGCCTATGACGATCTTTATGCCGTGGCGCAGGACCTGGTGAAGCGCGGGATCACCGCCAGGGGCAAGATCGCGGTTTCGGGCCGGTCCAATGGCGGGCTGATGGCGGGCGTTGCGATGACTCAGCGGCCGGACCTGTTCGGCGCGGCGATCATCGGTTCGCCGCTGCTCGACATGAAGCGTTATTCGCATATGCTGGCGGGCGCTTCGTGGATGGCCGAATACGGCAATCCCGACAATCCGAAGGACTGGGCCTTCATCAGGAAGTATTCGCCCTACCAGAACCTGAAGGCGGGCGTGCACTATCCGCCGCCGTTCATCTATCTTTCGACCGAGGATGACCGCGTCCACCCGGGCCATGCGCGCAAGTTCACCGCCAAGCTGAAAGCGCTGGGCGATACGGTCTATTACCATGAATACCGCGAGGGCGGGCATTCGGTGGGTGCAGCCCATGCCGAAGACGCGGTGCGCGCGGCGATGCTGCACGCATACCTGCGCCACGTGCTGATGGGCGTGCAGCCGCTGAAAGGCCCGGTGAAACAGTGACCGCGCGGCTGCGCGCGATCTGGCTGGCGGTAAACGCCAGTTACTGGTTCTATCCGGCGCTGGCCGCGCTGCTTGCGCTGCTGCTTTCGGCGATCACCGTCCATCTGGATCACAACGGCGCGTCCGACTGGCTGGCCCGGTTCGGCGCGATCATTCCCGCGCGGCCGCAGGGGGCGAGCAACCTGCTGACGGTGATATCGGGATCGATGATCGGCGTTGCCTCCACCGTCTTTTCGATCACCATCGCCGCGGTCGCCTATGCCAGCGGCAACTATGGCCCGCGCCTGTTGACCAACTTCATGGAAGACCGGGGCAACCAGTTGAGCCTGGCTGCCTTCATCGGCACCTTCACCTATGCGCTGTTCATCCTGCGCACCGTGCGCGCGCCGGGAGAGGCCGTTGCCGGCGGCGGGCCGTCGCAAGCGGGCTTCGTGCCGCAACTTTCGCTGCTGGTCGCGATGGGGCTGATGGGTCTGTCGATCGCGACGCTGGTCTATTTCCTCAACCACATCCCCTCATCGATCCGCATCAACACCGTGCTGGAAGGCATCGGACGCCGGTTGCTGGACATGGTCGACGACATGTTCCCCGAACCCTGCCGCGAAACCGTGGGCGAACCGCCCGCCCATTTCTTCCCGGTCGCGGCGACGGGTACCGGCTATATCCAGGTGATCGAATGGGGTGCACTGGACGATGCGGTGGAAGACGCGGGACGCCGCTTTTCGCTTTCGCTGCGCGCGGGCGATTTCGTGCATCCGGGGGTCGAGCTGGGCAGGCTGGACGGCCCGGCGGGCGACGATGCGTTAGACCGGATTCGCGGCGCGTTCGCCCTGGGCGCAACCCGCACCCCCGCGCAAGACCTGCAGTTCCTGATAGACGAACTGGTGGAAATTGCCCTGCGCGCGCTTTCGCCGGGGATCAACGACCCGTTCACCGCGATCACCGCGATCCACTGGCTGGGCGCGGCAACCGCCCTGTTCGGGCAGCGCGACCTCAACCGCCGGATCGGCGGCGAAACGAAAGACAGGGACGCGATCGCCCCGCTGAACGACCGTTTCGACCACTATCTCTATCGCGGTTTCGGAGCCGCGCGCGGATCGATCGCGTCCAGCAAGCTGGTGACGATGATGACATTCGAAGCCTTGCAGAACGCGGCGCTGCCGCTTGACAGCGCAGCACGGCGCGAAGCGATCCGCGAGGAAGGACGGCTGCTGTTCGAACAGGCACGGCTTGCGCTGCAAGGGCCGGAACTGGACGAAGTGCGCGCGCGGGCCGAAGCCTTCGACAAGGCGCTGGCCCCGGCCTGAATCGCGCGTTCGCGGGCGAATCCCCGCCTGATCGGCCCTTACCGCATCGCCCTCCTACCGGACAGGAAGACCGAACATCAGGTCGCGCACGTATTTCACCGGTGGCGAGCCGTGCGCCAGAACCGCGTCGTTATAGGCCTTCAGGTCGAACTTCGCGCCCTGCCGCTTCTCCGCCTCGGCCCGCAGCGCGCGATGTTCCTCGAACCCGGTGAAGTATGACAGCAACTGCACCGAGCTGAGGCTGGCGCGCACCCATTTCCCCGCCGCTTCACGCTCTTGCTGGAACGCGCCCTTTTGCATCAGTTCCATCGCCTGGTCGCGCGTCATCCCTTCTGTCTGGATACCGATATCGAGCAGGGTATTGGTGATCGAACGCAGCCGCATCTTCAGCACCGTAAGCGCGAACAGCGGATCGCCGTCCATATAGCCCTGGTCCATCATCATGCCTTCGGCATAGACCGCCCAGCCTTCCACGAAGGGGCCGGAACCCAGCACCGCGCGCAGCACGTCAGGGCTCTTGTTCGCGTGGGCAAGTTGCAGGTAATGGCCGGGCATCGCCTCGTGGATCGCCAGGTCCTGCACCATGTAATCGTTGTATTCCGACAGGAACGAGGTCGCCTGCTTGTCGCTCCATTCGGGCGGGATCGGCGCGACCGCGAAGAAATTGGGCTGGTTCTTTTCCAGCGGCCCCGGCGCATCGTCATAGGCGACGGCATAGCCCCACTGGCTGCGCGGCATCTCTATGATCCGCACCGGCGAATCCGGCACCCAGACAAGATCCTTCGCGCGCACGAAATCGGTCGCGTTCTTCAAGGCTGCCCTGGCCGCATCCATCAGCCCGTCGCGCGCGGGGCGGTGGACATATGTAAGCGCAAGCGCGGCCTCTATCCCGGCCTGCTGCTGCGCTGCGGTGGGATGGTCCGGCAGCGGCGGCGCGCCCGCCCTTCCGGCCAGCACCTTCTGCGCGATCGCATACATCTGCGTGCGCGTTTCGGCCTTGGCGTTTTCGGCGGCGGCCTTCAGTTCGCCCCGCGTCATGCTGGATTGCAGCGCGAAAGCCATCTTCCGGTCGTAAAGTTTCGCGCCCAGCCGGAAATCGCCCTTCGCCTGCGGGACCAGCACGGTATCGATCCAGGTCTGGTTTTCGTCCACCGCGGCGGCCAGCTTGTCGCGCGCCGCCCTGAAGCGCGCCTGATCGGCTTCGGACAGCGTATCGAGATGCGGGGCAAGCATCCCGTCGACCACGTCCATGATGCCCTTGTTGCGCTTCGAAACCGTTTCCGCATGGATCGCCGGCACGCGCGCGGGCACCAGTTCGGCGCGGCCCTGCGCCAGCAGCGCGGGGATGCCCTCCATCCGCGCGGTCGCGTTTTTCAGCCGTTCGGGCCAGGGCGCGAAATCGCGCGCGGCAAGGCCATAGAGCGCCTGCGACGCCACGCCGATATAGCCCTGGGGATCCCAGGCCCATTCCTTCAGGCTGGCATCGCGCCACAGGTCGTAACGCAATTCGTTGTCGAGCAGCGCAAAATCGACCTGGTTGTCGCGAGACAGCCTTGCACGGTCGATCTTCGCCATCGCGCCCAGGATCGCGCGTTCCTCCGCCGCCCAGGCTTCGCGTCCGGCCTTGCTGATATCGGGCAGCTTCGCATCGAAGCGGTGATCGCCAAGCTGCGTCGCGGTGACGGGCGAGAAGCGCGCCAGCGAATCGAGATAGCGTTCGGCCAGCGCCTGGAACGCCTTGTCCTGCGCGGACGGCATCGACAGGGCATCGCCCGAATCCCCAAGCGCACAAGGCGCGGCGCGGACGGGCGCGGCGCCTGATACGGCGCAGGCAAGGGCAAGGGCCGCCGTCGCGGCGGTGAAGGCAGGTTTCATGATTTCGGGCGCTCCCCGGTTTCGGCCAAGGTTGCAATTGCTACCAGCCGGGCGATTCCCGTCAATCGTTACCGGCAGGCTCCGGCGGGTCGTCCTTCGGATCGAAGCGGCGCGACAGCACCAGCGCGCCCGCCACCAGCGCCATGCCCAGCGCATCCATCCGACCCATGTCCTCACCGAACACGGTCCAGCCGACGAGGACCGCCACCGCAGGCTGGGTCAACAGCGCCAGGCCGATGACCAGCGGGGT contains:
- the nadA gene encoding quinolinate synthase NadA, which encodes MTAQTPIPPGTDLLAEIDRLRKERNAVILAHYYQKPEIQDLADFVGDSLELSRKAAATDADVIAFCGVKFMADTAKILSPEKIVVLPDLNAGCSLEDACPPDKFRAFREAHPDHIALTYINCSTEVKALSDVIVTSSSAETILAKIPPEQKIIFGPDRHLGGYLNRKFGRDMLLWPGVCIVHEAFSETELMKLKAQNPGAPVAAHPECPPSIIDHADFVGSTSGILNYAKEMDGDTLIVATEPHIIHQMEKALPGKTFIGAPGADGNCNCNICPYMALNTLEKLYIALRDLEPRIEIEESLRLKAKQSLDAMLEMASGTVGKGDLGAKVSGD
- a CDS encoding MBL fold metallo-hydrolase, whose amino-acid sequence is MASKLPETPRISPNPEDWPTGLAERVEPLVQRVLAPNPSPYTLTGTETYVVGAGADVAVIDPGPAGTGEAGHADTNGAGHVDAILVAIGDARLAAIMCTHTHRDHSPASRELKARTGAPIVGCAPLSMADDGPRADSAFDPDYVPDRVLLDGERISGDGWTIEAVATPGHTSNHLCYALLESGALFTGDHVMGWSTSVVSPPDGDMADYMASLSRLYDREDRIYYPAHGDPVEKPRQLVRGMLGHRRQRERQILRVLEEGGNHAIPEFVAKMYKGLDERLHGAAGRSVLAHLIDLERQGRVAQANDGWVVIRAD
- a CDS encoding DUF465 domain-containing protein; protein product: MTEEEMRKRLEALRIEHRDLDTAIDALTAGGSGDQLQIARLKKRKLKLKDQIAIIEDYLIPDIIA
- a CDS encoding glycerol kinase yields the protein MSDERELLMVLDAGTTSTRAMLFGRDGRPRGVAQAELTQHYPAPGRVEHDAAEIRDRTIRCAREMVEKAGGVARIAAIGITNQRETVVAWDRETGEPLSRAIVWQDRRTADTCARLRREGAEPLVQAKTGLLLDPYFSATKMHWMLANESAVAEAARAGRLALGTVEAWLVFCLTGHFLTDASNASRTLLLALGGAEWDGELCALFGVPQDALPRVTDMLGEFGTTHHDLFGGGIAIRGLAGDQQAATIGQGCLSPGEVKATFGTGAFVLASTGQTQPRSGHRLLGTVLTQERGRRTFALEGSVFVAGSLVKWLRDTMGLVASAEETAALAASVPDSGGVVLVPALSGLGAPHWKPEARAAITGMSFSTTPAHVVRAALEAMAYQTHDLMRAFAADRAPWSSLRIDGGMAANDWMAQDLADVLGIPVERPEFVETTALGAGVLAAVGSDWFDTLDDAAASMRGDVHRFEPRISDAVRGARLSGWHEALAKV
- a CDS encoding glycerol-3-phosphate dehydrogenase, whose translation is MERASPSPSGIPYDLAVIGGGVNGAAIARDAVGRGLSVLLLERGDLAQGTSSASTKLIHGGLRYLEHREFGLVREALAEREVLWAQAPHIIWPMRFVLPVTPGGRPAWMLRAGLWLYDHLGKREKLPGTTGVDLRSEGALLGLKPGPVRAYEYSDCWVDDARLVTLLARDAADRGADVRTHAEVTALWRDGRGESSVWKIEAGGEVRVARMVANAAGPQVGQVLDRAALPKPTTLRRVRGSHIVVPHLNDDPRALFLQQPDGRLCFAIPYQHGFTLIGTTDAEEHVEIDPPRPDGDEIDYLLAAANRAFSHPVTRDDIVWSYAGVRLLADDGSGRPEAATRGYRFDLDRGASGRDAPLLAVMGGKITTHRTLAMHALERLGVTQNEGWTASAPLPGGDFEPDGLDEATNLAPLEQDIAAEAPQLPPGVIHRLARAYGTVALGIASRNMGADLGHGLFEAELDHLVRREWAATAADVLWRRSKLGLRLSRDQAANVEEWLEARLR
- a CDS encoding adenylate cyclase; this encodes MASTASPAQLFVRESRLYKQVALAIAALMVMAFGLFNALGVTDITAAPHSTWLHGSIMFSWLLLFVVQSYLGTGRNLALHRKVGWFGAGLAAMAVVTAWNTGFTTTMLDRAPPVFYPPYFLGLNLLTPVFFAAFVIAAIAMRKRTDWHRRLMLGAILIVIEPSLGRLTIMSLIAVVGDPAKAIALGAANQWLVPTIEMIAQLAIVGVIALRDRAVRGRVHPAIWVAMAGVALLYASIWTLAALPPFAGYVFALKGSGL
- a CDS encoding DUF465 domain-containing protein encodes the protein METSHISALQSKHAGLERQIAEESARPAPDEVVLMELKRRKLKIKEEIAEIH
- a CDS encoding DUF1465 family protein; the encoded protein is MALMPSLNPRIVEALYAEALVLADEVRQQFEQARRDAVDECEAADDLSNVALSCEALRTTTRVMHCLAWLLNHRAYFAGELSELQLRRHGRLIANMPPSEPDNVAMLSPRVQQLVSESERLYERIERLENAWRGEVPEGPTAIERLRQRLAASMGA